In the genome of Oncorhynchus mykiss isolate Arlee chromosome 30, USDA_OmykA_1.1, whole genome shotgun sequence, the window gattggcttaaacgcattaagaagaaaattaattccacaaattaactttgaagaaggcacacctgttaattgaaatgaattgcaGGTGACTacttaatgaagctggttgagagaatgcaaagctgtcatcaaggcaaacggtggctactttgaagaatctaaaataaaaaataatataaaacaaaaacatgattccatatgtgttatttcatagttttgacatattcactattattctaccatgtagaaaatagtaaaaataaagaaaaaccattcaATGAGTACGTGTGCAGcaaacgtttgaccggtagtgcacatatgagatgggtaatgcaaaaatatgtaaacatgattaaagtgatgagtgttccattattaaagtggccagtgacttcaagtctatgtacagtatatatggcaGTAGCCTCTAAGGTGCTAGTGATTTctatttaacaatctgatggtcttgagatagaagctgtttttcagtctctcagtcccagctttgatgcatctgtactgacctcgccttctggatggtagcagggtgaaaaggcagtggctcgggtggttggtgtccttgatgatcttttaagccttcctgtgacatcgggtgctgttggtgtcctggagggcaggtagtttgcccccagtgatgcgttgggcagaccgtaccaccctGGAGATCCCTGCAgttgcgggtggtgcagttgcccgACAAGAagtgccaagacaaatttcttcagcctcctgaggttgaagaggcgctgttggttcttcttcaccacactgtctgtgtgggtggaccatttcagtttgtcagtgatgtgtacccctaggaacttgaagctttccaccttctccactgcggtcccgtcaatgTGCATAGGTgggtgcttcctctgctgttcccttgtaggatttttaatgaatttatttgcaaatgatggtggaaaataagtatttggtcacctacaaacaaacaagatttctggctctcacagacctgtaacttcttctttaagaggctcctctgtcctccactcgttacctgtattattggcacctgtttgaacttttcagtataaaagacacctgtccacaacctcaaacagttaccctccaaactccactatggccaagaccaaagagctgtcaaaggacaccagaaacaaaattgtagacctgcaccaggctgggaagactgaatctgcaataggtaagcagcttggtttgaagaaatcaactgtgggagcaattattaggaaatggaagacatacaagaccactgataatctccctcgatctggggctccacgcaagatctcaccccgtggggtcaaaatgatcacaagaacggtgagcaaaaatcacagaaccacacggggggacctagtgaatgacctgcagagagctgggaccaaagtaacaaagcctatcatcagcaagggcattgaagatgaaacgtggctgggtctttcagcataacaatgatcccaaacacaccgcccgggcaacgaaggagtggcttcgtaagaagcatttcaaggtcctggagtggcctagcaagtctccagatctcaaccccatagaaaatctttggagggagttgaaagtctgtgttgcccagcaacagccccaaaacatcactgctctagaggagatctgcatggaggaatgggccaaaataccagcaacagtgtgtgaaaaccttgtgaagacttacagaaaacatttgacctctgtcattgccaacaaagggtatataacaaagtattgagataaacttttgttattgaccaaatacttattttccaccataatttgcaaataaattaattaaaaatcctacaatgtgattttctggattttttttctcattttgtctgtcatagttgaagtgtacctatgatgaaaatgacaggcctcgctcatctttttaagtgggagaacttacacatttggtggctgactaaatacttttttgccccactgtacatggctGTGGCTATAACCGAAGAGACTTCTCTTGGGGTGTAATATGGACAGCATTTGATTGTTAGGTATTCTTGGGTTGGGTGAACAATAGGACTTgggtttctgtatgttatcacaatcacaccatgagtagttaatcttCTTCTTCCTGGAGAGATCTATATTCCTGTCCgtgcgatgaactgagaacccacctggctgtacggactcagacagtatatccagagagagccatgtttccatgaaacagagtatgtttaAATTACTGATGTCTCTCTAGAAGGAGATCCTAGCCTTGAGcttgtcaactttattatccagaggctgaacattagcgagtaatatactcggaagcggtgggtggtgtgcgcgactaggagtccactccgaatacctcttctccgccggctgtgttttggatcagcctctggattcagttcaattgccctggagGATACGAACAAAGGATCaaattcgggaaagtcgtattcctgctcgaaatgctggtgagttaccgccaaaagttatttccggttgtatgtaataacaaacaaaaaaaatcagaaataACGCATAAAAAAATGACTGCAAAATTCAATGCCCTGGGAACTAAAAGCACAACTGCCCTATCTGTTGGCGCCATTttatcatggtcaaattgctgcaaagaaaccactactaagggccaagaaacacgagcaatagacattagaccggtggaaatctgtcctttggtctgatgagtaaaatgtgagatttttggttccaaccgccgtttctttgtgagacgcagaataggtgaacagaatctccgcatgtgtggttcccaccgtgaagcatagaggaggaggtctgatggtgtgggggtgctttgctggtgacactgtcagtgatttatttagaattcaaggcacacttgaccagcatggctaccacagcattctgcagcgatatgccatcccatctggtttgtgcttagtgggactctcgtttgtttttcaaaaggacaatgacccaacacacctccaggctgtgtaagggctatttgacaaggaggagagtgatggcatgctgcatcagatgacctggcttccacaatcacccaacctcaacccaattgtgatGGCTTGGGAtgaggaccacagagtgaaggaaaagcagccaacaagtgctcagcatatgtgggaactcctttaagactgttggaaaagcattccaagtgaagctggttgagagactgccaagagtgtgcaaagctgttatcaaggcaaagggtggctactttaaagaatctcaaatataaaatatattttgatttgtttaacacttttttggttactacatgatttcatatgtgttatttcatagttttgttatcttcactattattctacaatgtagaaaatagtaaaaaataaatataaaccattgaatgagtaggtgtgtccaaacgtttgactggtaccgtaTGTTAGTTGCTAGGAACATATGGAAACACAATCAACAGGAGACTCCTGCCAAATCTCTACGTATGTAGTTCAAGCAGGCAGCATTGATGATCTCATTCTGTTTTAGCTTTTAAAATGCACAACTTATAACACAGGGCATGATCCCATATGCAAGTGCTTTTATACATGTAAACacatacagatctgggaccagtcacAACAGGCAGGGTGAGTCCCAATGCAAAAACTTCCTTTCCTATGTCCTATCTTCTAACTATGGAGGCAACTACTTCTGACTCGAAAATCTAAGTTTATCTGACAAATGGGTTACTTTTGAGTACTGAAAACATGGGTCGAACTACCACTACGTATTGGGATTCACCCTAAGTCACCTtttatgtctcctctctctgtagctgGGAGGGTGTGGCCTGTTTGGAGTGGGAGTGTGGCTATCATTCACCCAGTCCGAGTTCTCCTCCCTCCCGCTGTCTTTTCCCTCACTCTCTGCAGCAAACCTACTTCTGGTCGCTGGGGGCGTCACCATGGTGACAGGCTTCCTGGGTTGCCTTGGCGCCCTGAAGGAGCAGCGCTGCCTGCTGATGACGGTGAGTccccatgacatcacaatacatggGTCAACCTCAATCATGTTAAATACCTTTACAAGTCAACTTACCACAACACACAAAACCATATACACACGCACAGGTCCAAATAATTTTAAATATCTATTCACATCCcctaacccatctctctctcccccatctctctctccctccctctccacagtTCTTTGTAATCCTTTTGCTCCTGGTGTTGACAGAGGTGactctaaccctggtcctccatatCTTTCACAACGAGGTGAGTCCAGTCTACCATCCATCTACAACCCTCCTGGCCACTCATGAAGATCCAGTTTCACCCACTAATGTTTAACAACCCCAAATGGGGGTCGTTAGTAAAGTTTTACCGCTATATTACCACTAAATTAACAACCAGTGTTTAAAGAAAAACTATATACTGATACAGAGATTGATGCAGAAGACAAAGAGGTGGTACAGTCATCTACATTCTAGAGGCCTTCTGTACATCTGCATtatcccctatatctgtctcatATGCTGCAAGTATATGAAGGCCCCCACttcatccttctctttctttctccctttccaTCCCTTCTTTCAGCTGGACACGAAAGCTCAGGATGAGTTAAAGGAGGGGATGAAGAATTACTTGACAGATGAAGGACTGAAGAAGTCATGGGACAATGTGCAGAAAATGGTAGAGggggatcaaatcaaataaaatgtatttgtcacatacacatggttagcagatgttaatgtgagtgtagcaaaatgcttgtgcttctagttccgacaatgcagtagtaaccaacgagtaatctaacctaacaattccaaaactactaccttatacacacaagtgtaaagggataaagtatagtaagaatatgtacataaagatatatgaatgagtgatggtacagaacggcataggcaagatgcagtagatggtatagagtacagtatatacacatgagatgagtaatgtagggtatgtaaacaaagtggcatagtttaaagtggctagtgatacatgtattacataaagatgcagtagatgatatagagtacagtatatacatatacatatgagatgagtaatgtagggtatttaaacattatattgAGTAGCattttttaaagtggctagtgatatatttgacatcaatttccatcaattcccattattaaagtggctggagttgagctagtgtgttggcagcagccactcaatgttagtggtggctgtttaacagtctgatggccttgagatagaagctgtttttcagtctctcggtccctgctttgatgtacctgtactgacctcgccttctggatgatagcggggtgaacaggcagtggctcgggtggttgttgtccttgatgatctttatggccttcctgtgacatcgggacatcgtgtcctggagggcaggtagtttgccctcggtgatgcgttgtgcagacctcactaccctctggagagccttacggttgtgggcggagcagttgccgtaccaggcggtgatacagcccgacaggatgctcttgattgtgcatctgtagaagtttgtgagtgcttttggtgacaagccaaatttcttcagcctcctgaggttgaagaggcgctgctgcgccttcttcatgatgctgtctgtgtgggtggaccaattcagtttgtctgtgatgtgtacgccgaggaacttaaaacttactaccctctacTACCCTCTTGTtttgtcccatcgatgtggataggggggtgctccctctgctgtttcctgaagtccacaatcatctctttagtTTTGTTAACGTttagtgtgaggttattttcctgacaccacactccgagggccctcacctcctccctctaggctgtctcgtcgttgttggtaatcaagcctaccactgtagtgtcgtccgcaaacttgatgattgagttggaggcgtgcatggccacgcagtcgtgggtgaacagggagtacaggagagggctcagaacgcacccttgtggggccccagtgttgaggatcagcggggtggagatgttgttacctaccctcaccacctggaggcggcccgtcaggaagtccagtacccagttgcacagggcggggtcgagacccagggtctcgagcttgatgacgagtttggagggtactatggtgttaaatgctgagctgtagtcgatgaacagcattctcacatagttattcctcttgaacagatgggttagggcagtgtgcagtgcggtTGAGAtcgcatcgtctgtggacctatttgggcggtaagcaaattggagtgggtctagggtgtcaggtagggtggaggtgatatggtccttgactagtctctcaaagcacttcatgacgacggaagtgagtgctacggggcggtagtcgtttagccctcttgaagcatgtgggaacagcagactgggattgattgaatatgtccgtaaacacaccagccagctggtctgcgcatcctctgaggacgcggctggggatgccgtctgggcctgcagccttgcaagggttaacacgtttaaatgttttactcatgttggctgcagtgaaggagagtccgcatgttttggttgcgggtcgtgtcagtggcactgtattgtcctcaaagcgggcaaaaaagttatttagtctgcctgggagcaagacatcctggtccgtgacggggctggttttctttttataatccgtaattgactgtagaccctgccacatacctcttgtgtctgagccgttgaattgcgactctactttgtctctatactgacgcttagcttgtttgattgccttgcggagggaatagctacactgtttgtattcggtcatgtttccggtcaccttgccctggttaaaagcagtggttcgtgctttcagtttcacgcgatcATCAATCCACgctttctggtttgggaatgttttaatcgttgttATGGGAACGTCAtcttcaatgcactttctaatgaactcgctcaccgaatcagcgtattcttcaatgttgttgttggacgcagtgcggaacatatcccagtccacgtgatggaagcagtcttggatcgtggaatcagattggtcggaccggCGTTGAACAGatctgagcgcgggagcttcttgttttagcttctgtctgtagacagggagcaacaaaatggagtcgtggccagcttttccgaaaggagggcaggggagggccttatatgcgtcgcggaagttagaatagcaatgatccaaggttttaccagccctggttgcgcaaacgatatgctgatacaatttagggagtcttgttttcagattagccttgttaaaatccccagctacaatgaatgcagcctcaggatatgcggtttccagtttgcatagagtttaataaagttagttcagggccatcaatgtgtctgcttgggggggaatatatacggctgtgattataatcgaagagaattcccttggtagataatgcggtcgacatttgattgtgaggaattctaaatcaggtgaacagaaggacttgagttcctttatgttgttgtgaccacaccacgtctcgttaaccataaggaatacacccccgcccctcttcttaccagaaagatgtttgtttctgtcggcgcgatgcgtgaagaaaccagctggctgcaccgattccgttagagtctctcgagtgagccatgtttccgtgaagcaaagaacgttacagtctctgatgtccctctggaatgctacccttgctcggatttcatcaaccttgttgtcaagagactggacattggcgagaagtatgctagggagaggtgcgcgatgtgcccgtctccggagcctgaccagaagaccgcttcgtttccctctttttcgacgtcgttgttttgggtcgcaggctgggatccattcccttgtcctgggtgaaaggcagaacacaggatccgcttcgggaaatcatattcctggtcgtactgatggtgagttgacgttgctcttatattcagtagttcttcccgactgtatgtaatgaaacatAAGATTACCTGGGgaaccaatgtaagaaataacactgcatagtttcctaggaacgcgaagcgaggcggccatctctgtcggcgccggaagtagggTTAGGGGACACCCACCTATCTCTAGTTTGTCACCTTATATGCTGCTTGTGTCTGTTCTGTGTATATTTTGTGTATTTCGTGATAAATCACTTAATCTGACTGACGATGATAGTAAAGACTTACACTGAGTatagaaaacattaagaacacctgctcgttccgtgacatagactgaccaggggaattgagaggtgaaagctataatcccttattgatgtcactgattaacatctacttcaatcagtgtagatgaagggtaggaaacaggttaaaggaagatttttaagccttgagacaattgagacgtattgtgtatatgtgccattcagagggtgaatgaggcAAGAACAAATATTTACGTGCCTTttaatggggtatggtagtagttgccagGTGAACCGGTGCAATGCTTCTGGGTTTTCACAATCaatagtttcccatgtgtatcaagaatggtcaaaCAGCccacttaacacaactgtgggaagtttTGGAATCAGTATGGGCCACCATCCCTGTgaaacactttcaacaccttgtagagtccatgccccgacgaactgAAGCTGTTGGTTACATTATTTACAATTTGTGTCATTATTTCGACAGGCTATACAGCCTACACTTTCTTGTTTTGAACTTCTAATGTGAGTGGGATGGGTTAGCTTCATGACAACTACACGAGCAGACActcaccgatttgacagctctaatgcaGTTACACATCCGACATCGCAAAAACACCAGGGGTGCGTTCAGTTCACTTGAATGCTTGCTACGTTGTGGAACAGCTTGTACTGAATGACATGTTTCCCCAAAACGTTCTTGAACAGACTTTGAGGTACGTCTGCTCTGTTTGGTGGGTGTGCCGGAgtgtggcttgaagcaatgaCAGACGTATTTAAAAGGCAGAGGTGAATTTTTAAATCAGAATCCAACCCCTCTCTGTTTTTCAACTGGTCGTTCAGTATAGCAGTTTACGTTCAATTTAACGTTCTATTAAGTTCTATGTACTGCACGCAGCCCAGCTATGTGGGTGTAGGCCATCCCGCCTTAGTGATCATCCCGGCCTTGGAAATCAGCTAACTTCctgcatttcaacacattttggcatggtgcagagagaaacatttgcagttttataatgctattccACACATTTTGTCTTGAGGCTAAGTAAAAATgatgcagttttaaagcaaatttcctgcaattctaaacTTTTGCTGTTTTATAGCTCTCCGCTAGGcactattccatgttggttcaacgtaatttcattgaaatgacgtggaagcaaggttgattcaaccagtgcgtGCCCAGTGGGCCATCCCATGCTTTTGTTCACATTTtaccatgaggctgagagagaactgtGCAATTTAacagctcatttcctgcaattctacacattttgctatcaTATGCTATCTGGGGGCCCCCCGACCTCCTGATGTGGGCCCCAAAAACCCATAATTAAAAATGTCacgttttttggggggtttgggggccccctggaggtcaggggccCGGGGCACGTGCCCTGCATGCCCGTTTCGGTAATCCGGCCCTGTACCCTCTCCCATAACAGGAAAAAGCTGAAAGATGGGCTGGAGAaacgtaaccactctcaaatttaaagacagagctatggatgctaGAGGGGTATCCTACGAAGCACGCTATATCTACTCAGAGTTATCTAAAGCTAACCCGCTTCAATTAGCTTTACATTCCAGCTAGGGCTTCATCCATACTACAATGGTGGATATTGCTCATTCACCTGCCgctaactctagcaggcttgtaactgtACGTGCATGTCGCACATGGCTAGTCGAACACCCAACTtttcattgagacaatgctgaaacatcaatccGTGGGCGAGTCCGTGCCATATTTTCAATTGTGCCgaaatcaaaatgaaagaaaagttatcttgcaaattcagcagcgtgaaataggcttttagaagtgctgttattgtattAGTTATCATTGATATGCTTATCAATGCACAAACTCCTTTTTTCCCCCACTCCTATCAATatttattaagtcatacaaaaATGTTACATTGCGTGAAGTTGTATTCTGTCTTTACATTGCattctgtcattactaaatgtgtaatTTTACATTTTAACCCAAAAAattttacacacaaaaaaaagtggttaataaaatatttaaaatcaGTCAACTTCCTCAAATGAAGGGGATGATGATGCAATCTTTGCAAGAGGGAGGGATCTCGCCCTCAACTAGCAGCTCAGTCAGTTCATGCAGGGTAAATAAATGGAGTTAGCCGTGAGTTCTGACTGATtcgttgccatagaaatgtacctggcAAAAGGTGAGCCACATTCGTATGACCAGTTATACCTagttgaactcagagttgaccTAAGTTACCTCCTAACTCCTCAAACCTGCTTCGTAGGATACCCCTCAGAACTGACCATCCATtgttttactttgtttacaaacattggagtaaaacaagcttatattttgggatgctctggtggggtacgacagttgaactaagcttatgaggcatttagaagttatattcttcaacaatcaatggctacatatcattaatttatatgTCCAAATATGGATGTAGCTATTGCAGATTGTCCCTGTTCAGGGACCTGACTTAACCAGTCAGCAAGCTACTGTAGCTGTTACAGTAGACTTATTATGCgaacactagttagcattggctcgcgaaaatacctctaacttccttcatactggacacagagacataaaaatagtatccatgagttcatcagACTCTGCGTAAGTAGAAAAGGGGCCGACATCTGGCACTATCCCTTTAAATCTCCCGAATTGGCTAGAAAGTTACATCCATGTACATACGGTATAGTATCAGTGAGTCTGAGGGGCTGTGCAGTTGCTGATTCAGGGACACATTTTTTAGGGGCACATtttcaaacaaacaaactaacaatCTGAAAGAGTCAGAGACCAACAGAGATAATAACAAATGCAATATTTGTTTCTTAGTTCAAGTGCTGCGGCGTGACCAACAAAACAGATTGGTACCTCGTAGTCAACGGAACGCTCCCCTTTTCCTGCTGCTCCGGGGGGATGGACCAATGTGTTGAAGGATGGATCGAGGTCAGACTACTTCTCAAATgtagggggggaggagggagagtcaAGGTTCAACAGCCTGCTCACAAGACATTTCCCAGCTGTCTACATGTCTTGCTGTGCGATGTGCATGTGCGCTCACACTTGTAAAGAATGACCCTGACTGTGATAATACAATTTATTTTCTCGACTGTGTTCCCTTCAACACTCAATTCTCATCAACATATTGCTCTCCTTCTCACTCACATCTGTCCtccactcttctcttctctcctctacccaacccccatctctctctctctgtcccccaccctccccctcatCTACTGCTCCTTTGCCTTTGCCCTTTTCTCTTCCCCTTTTCCTCTCacatttccctctcctcctcccatccctccctctcctccatccccattgtccttctctcttctcacgatttcctcttcctcttccctctctcagcCGTGTTATCAGAAGGCCAGACAGTGGCTCCTggacaacatcctctctgtcCTGGTGTTTGGAGTCTGCATTGGCATTGTCCAGGTAACTACCACATATTAATTGATCAATCAATTTCCACCAAGCAGGATCATTGTTAGTCAACTAAATGTGCTTAACACCCAGATATAACTTAACTTGCATGTTTACGAAGAAAGCTTGAATCTGGGTTATTGAGAATATTTAGTCTGTTGTAACATATCTAAACTTGATGAACTAAGAAGTATGAGCTTCAAACATTGAGTTTAAAAAATCTAAACATTTAGGAAAGTTATCTGGCAAACAATTCACTTATCCGGTTTTGTGAAATATAGGTCACCATTTTTATAACTCAAACATTCTCTTGTCGTTTCAGATCCTGGCTCTGATTTTCTCCCTGCTGATGTACTGCCAGATCCTCCGTGCTGAGAAGTACCTGGACTGATCTGGGACTGGTCCTTCACAGACAGGAGAAGCTGAATGAGAGACTCCCTAGCTGCCACAGAGTTCATCTAACATTTCTTTAAGGTTTTCCTTCGGTTAGTTGAAAAATAACTTCTCCACGCCGATGTGG includes:
- the LOC110521908 gene encoding tetraspanin-4 isoform X3, giving the protein MSASRRCLCCVKYLMFVFNLIFWLGGCGLFGVGVWLSFTQSEFSSLPLSFPSLSAANLLLVAGGVTMVTGFLGCLGALKEQRCLLMTFFVILLLLVLTEVTLTLVLHIFHNELDTKAQDELKEGMKNYLTDEGLKKSWDNVQKMPCYQKARQWLLDNILSVLVFGVCIGIVQILALIFSLLMYCQILRAEKYLD
- the LOC110521908 gene encoding tetraspanin-4 isoform X2 is translated as MSASRRCLCCVKYLMFVFNLIFWLGGCGLFGVGVWLSFTQSEFSSLPLSFPSLSAANLLLVAGGVTMVTGFLGCLGALKEQRCLLMTFFVILLLLVLTEVTLTLVLHIFHNELDTKAQDELKEGMKNYLTDEGLKKSWDNVQKMFKCCGVTNKTDWYLVVNGTLPFSCCSGGMDQCVEGWIEPCYQKARQWLLDNILSVLVFGVCIGIVQILALIFSLLMYCQILRAEKYLD
- the LOC110521908 gene encoding tetraspanin-9 isoform X1, which translates into the protein MSASRRCLCCVKYLMFVFNLIFWLGGCGLFGVGVWLSFTQSEFSSLPLSFPSLSAANLLLVAGGVTMVTGFLGCLGALKEQRCLLMTFFVILLLLVLTEVTLTLVLHIFHNELDTKAQDELKEGMKNYLTDEGLKKSWDNVQKMFKCCGVTNKTDWYLVVNGTLPFSCCSGGMDQCVEGWIEVRLLLKSVLSEGQTVAPGQHPLCPGVWSLHWHCPDPGSDFLPADVLPDPPC